Proteins from a single region of Lentimicrobium saccharophilum:
- a CDS encoding glycosyltransferase produces the protein MEQARKKVVIIGSAYPLRGGLSNFNERLGEEFLAEGWDVILYTFSLQYPSFLFPGKTQLSSESYKGNLNIKVAVNSINPINWIRVGRELKHLKPNLVVIKFWIPFMAPCLGTIARIVRKNGITKVVTIIDNIIPHEKRPGDRLLAKYFTGSIDGFVAMSRKVLNDISLFDTYKPRIFTPHPIYDNFGKSVSTEEAVKLLNLDPSYHYILFFGFIRDYKGLDILIKAMSNPEIANLRIKLLVAGEFYSEPQTYLDLIQEYDVENSIILSNDFIPDSEVFKYFSVCDLVVQPYKSATQSGVTQIAYHFDKPMVITNVGGLEEFVPNGKVGFVVNPLPEEVADAIVRFYKNDLGDLFLRNIRIEKNKYSWNYFLNNIRSLFNL, from the coding sequence ATGGAGCAAGCCCGAAAAAAAGTAGTGATTATTGGTTCGGCTTATCCGTTGAGAGGAGGGCTTTCAAATTTTAATGAACGCTTGGGTGAAGAGTTTCTCGCAGAGGGTTGGGATGTTATACTCTATACTTTTTCATTGCAATATCCGTCTTTTCTGTTTCCCGGGAAAACTCAACTCAGTTCGGAGTCTTATAAGGGGAATCTGAATATTAAAGTTGCCGTTAATTCAATTAATCCGATTAATTGGATCCGGGTTGGAAGAGAATTAAAACACCTTAAACCAAATCTCGTTGTCATTAAGTTTTGGATTCCTTTTATGGCACCATGCTTAGGTACAATAGCCAGAATTGTCAGAAAAAACGGAATTACGAAAGTTGTAACAATCATTGACAACATTATCCCTCATGAAAAAAGACCAGGGGATAGATTGCTTGCAAAATATTTCACTGGAAGTATAGATGGTTTTGTTGCCATGTCAAGGAAAGTACTGAACGATATTTCACTTTTTGATACTTATAAACCCAGAATATTCACTCCTCACCCTATTTATGATAATTTCGGGAAATCAGTTTCCACAGAAGAGGCCGTTAAGCTTTTGAATTTAGATCCTTCGTACCATTATATTCTGTTTTTTGGATTTATAAGGGATTATAAGGGCTTGGACATTCTTATCAAAGCAATGTCGAATCCGGAAATTGCAAATTTGAGAATTAAGTTGCTTGTAGCTGGCGAGTTTTACAGCGAACCACAGACATATTTGGATTTAATTCAGGAGTATGATGTGGAGAATAGTATTATACTTTCAAATGATTTTATCCCTGATAGTGAGGTTTTTAAATATTTTTCTGTATGTGACCTCGTTGTCCAACCATATAAGAGTGCAACACAAAGCGGAGTTACCCAGATTGCCTATCATTTTGATAAACCTATGGTCATCACAAATGTGGGTGGGCTCGAGGAGTTTGTGCCTAATGGCAAAGTTGGTTTTGTTGTAAATCCTTTACCGGAAGAGGTTGCGGATGCAATAGTCAGATTCTACAAAAATGATCTTGGTGATTTATTTTTGCGAAATATAAGAATTGAAAAAAATAAATATTCATGGAATTATTTTTTAAACAATATTAGATCGCTTTTTAACTTGTAA
- a CDS encoding GHMP family kinase ATP-binding protein, whose amino-acid sequence MIIRSKAPLRLGLAGGGTDVAPYSDIYGGAILNATISMYAYATIIPRSDGKIILNSIDKAETYEFDARKRLSISGTLDLHRGIYNSIIKNFIGKPLSFSLSTYVDAPPGSGLGTSSTLVVAIIGAFAEWLKLPLGEYDLAKLAYDIERVDLLMAGGKQDQYAATFGGVNFMEFSANDKVIVNPLRIKDVYLNELAHNLVLFYTQTSRLSSKIIEAQSRNVVNNNQSSIDAMHQLKLQSVMMKEALLRGDLDKIGEILDFGWKFKKQMADEISNPFIDQLYETARENGATGGKISGAGGGGFMIFYCPGETRSKVISALKKFGVEAKRYEFTGAGLTTWTI is encoded by the coding sequence ATGATTATCAGAAGCAAAGCGCCGCTCAGGCTTGGGCTTGCCGGAGGAGGTACAGATGTTGCCCCATATTCAGACATTTATGGTGGAGCTATATTAAATGCTACCATAAGTATGTATGCGTATGCAACAATAATTCCTCGTTCTGATGGGAAGATAATTCTGAATTCGATCGATAAGGCTGAAACTTATGAGTTTGATGCCAGGAAACGTCTCTCGATTTCCGGAACTTTGGATTTACACAGAGGAATTTACAACTCGATCATAAAGAATTTTATTGGAAAACCTCTTTCTTTTTCCTTATCCACATACGTTGATGCTCCTCCGGGATCAGGATTAGGAACTTCATCCACTCTTGTTGTGGCGATCATCGGTGCATTTGCTGAATGGCTGAAATTACCCTTAGGAGAGTATGATCTGGCTAAACTTGCATACGATATAGAAAGAGTTGATTTGCTAATGGCCGGTGGTAAACAGGATCAATATGCCGCAACCTTTGGCGGAGTGAATTTTATGGAATTCTCGGCCAATGATAAGGTCATTGTCAACCCTCTTCGCATCAAAGATGTGTATCTTAATGAACTGGCCCATAACCTGGTATTGTTCTACACACAAACCAGCCGCCTGTCATCCAAAATTATTGAAGCGCAATCGAGAAACGTTGTCAACAATAACCAAAGTTCCATAGATGCAATGCATCAGTTGAAACTGCAGTCGGTGATGATGAAAGAAGCATTGCTGCGCGGCGATCTTGACAAAATCGGTGAAATCCTGGATTTTGGATGGAAATTTAAAAAGCAGATGGCAGATGAAATTTCCAATCCTTTTATTGATCAGCTCTATGAAACCGCCCGTGAGAACGGGGCAACAGGAGGGAAGATCAGCGGTGCAGGTGGTGGAGGTTTTATGATCTTTTACTGCCCGGGTGAAACCAGATCTAAAGTAATCAGTGCCCTCAAAAAGTTTGGCGTGGAAGCCAAGCGCTATGAATTCACCGGCGCAGGCCTTACCACATGGACCATCTGA
- a CDS encoding D-sedoheptulose-7-phosphate isomerase, producing the protein MQTRIREVFRSSIDVKESILQDDNLLKSIEAATRTIIEAFRMSRSVLFCGNGGSAADAQHLAAEFSGRFYYDRPPLNSEALHVNTSYLTAVGNDYSFDEVYARIVRAKAKKGDVLVALSTSGNSENILRAIQAAGDVGMTVIGMTGQSGGKMKDKCDVLINVPSADTPRIQEAHITIGHIICELVESALFPRH; encoded by the coding sequence ATGCAGACCAGAATTCGTGAGGTTTTCCGTTCTTCCATCGATGTAAAGGAGTCGATTTTGCAGGATGACAACTTGCTTAAATCAATTGAAGCAGCCACTCGCACTATTATAGAAGCCTTTCGTATGAGCAGAAGTGTTCTTTTCTGCGGAAATGGAGGCAGCGCCGCTGACGCCCAGCATTTGGCTGCCGAATTTTCAGGCCGCTTTTATTATGACCGGCCTCCCCTGAATTCGGAAGCCCTGCATGTGAATACCAGCTATCTGACAGCTGTTGGAAACGACTACTCTTTTGATGAAGTTTATGCCCGTATCGTGAGGGCAAAAGCAAAAAAAGGCGATGTATTGGTGGCCCTTTCCACTTCAGGAAATTCTGAAAATATCCTCAGGGCCATTCAGGCTGCCGGTGATGTGGGAATGACCGTAATAGGAATGACGGGGCAAAGCGGTGGAAAAATGAAGGATAAATGTGATGTCCTTATCAATGTACCTTCGGCTGATACCCCCCGGATACAGGAAGCTCACATTACCATCGGGCATATTATCTGCGAACTTGTTGAATCTGCATTATTTCCGCGCCACTGA
- a CDS encoding glycosyltransferase family 2 protein, with product MDLSVLVPLYNEEESLPELIAWIERVMLENNYSYEIILVDDGSNDNSWNVVKQLKASNERIRGIRFRRNYGKSAALNKGFEVAVGNVVITMDADLQDSPDEIPGLYRMITAEGFDLVSGWKKKRYDSKITKNIPSKIYNAAARRMSGVKLHDMNCGLKAYRKEVVKSIEVYGEMHRYIPVIAKWAGFRRIGEKVVSHQKRKYGVTKFGWERFINGFLDLISIMFVSRFGKKPMHLFGALGSLLFFTGFIIAGYLAYAKLFLAGYKMTERPLFYLGLLAMVLGTQLFVAGFLGELISRSSSDRNHYLVEEEF from the coding sequence GGGTGATGTTGGAGAATAATTATTCCTATGAAATTATATTGGTTGATGATGGCAGCAATGATAATTCATGGAATGTGGTTAAGCAGTTGAAGGCCTCCAATGAAAGGATTCGCGGTATTCGTTTCAGGCGGAATTACGGAAAGTCAGCTGCCCTTAATAAAGGTTTTGAAGTCGCCGTGGGTAATGTGGTCATTACCATGGATGCTGACTTGCAGGACAGTCCTGATGAAATTCCCGGGTTGTACAGGATGATCACCGCAGAAGGCTTTGATCTGGTATCCGGATGGAAGAAAAAGCGGTACGATTCGAAAATTACCAAGAATATTCCTTCGAAGATATACAATGCTGCTGCGCGCAGGATGTCTGGCGTAAAGCTTCATGATATGAATTGCGGTCTGAAAGCCTACCGGAAGGAGGTCGTCAAGTCAATTGAGGTTTACGGTGAAATGCACCGTTATATTCCTGTAATTGCAAAGTGGGCCGGGTTCCGGAGAATCGGAGAAAAGGTTGTATCGCATCAGAAGCGTAAATATGGTGTGACGAAATTCGGCTGGGAACGTTTTATTAATGGCTTTCTTGACCTGATTTCCATAATGTTTGTTTCCCGTTTTGGTAAAAAGCCTATGCATCTGTTCGGCGCTTTGGGAAGTCTGTTGTTTTTTACCGGTTTTATTATTGCAGGATATCTGGCTTATGCCAAACTGTTTCTTGCCGGATATAAAATGACAGAACGGCCGCTATTCTATTTGGGTCTGCTTGCCATGGTGCTGGGTACGCAACTTTTTGTTGCGGGCTTCCTTGGAGAACTCATTAGCCGCAGCTCAAGTGACAGAAATCATTACCTGGTGGAAGAAGAATTTTAA
- a CDS encoding DNRLRE domain-containing protein yields the protein MKTKYFTRMLLISLIILSQEMIYAQVEIRIRPGIEDNKDAYVNSLYVYGYSNHQSLIASAWSYYGEFGIGRSFIDFSLPSLPDSITNFSARLDLYYDYSATHVGHYGDNSCVIERIIQPWDENSIDWFNQPEVTTVSSVITSPTLYENQNLIGINVTDLIDDMYEDAQNSYGLRLSLLAENLYRSLILASGDHPDENIRPCLVISYDTCIKPIDRFHFEVEDLHCSFQYNDHSVNSWNWNFGNGYGSYLQNPEYTFADEGTYYVCLEVANSCDTVLICDSVIVCQAILPSFTYLVQDSLHVKFFNQSVGVDDFYWDFGNGYFSFLENPEFLFSEGGKHIVCLSLINECGLSLICDTINLSPSLGFENIELNTDILVYPNPATDVIFVQSGSRKIHRVELYNDLGILEDVYSLSTVGFKYTLPLQNRTSGLYILRLVTEDGCFTKRVIVL from the coding sequence ATGAAAACAAAATATTTTACCAGGATGCTTCTCATCTCTCTGATTATTTTATCTCAAGAAATGATATACGCACAGGTGGAAATCAGGATCAGGCCAGGTATTGAAGACAATAAGGATGCATATGTGAATTCATTATATGTTTATGGATACTCAAATCATCAGAGCTTAATTGCTTCAGCCTGGTCATATTACGGTGAATTTGGTATAGGCAGGAGCTTCATTGATTTTAGCTTACCATCATTGCCGGATTCAATTACTAATTTTAGTGCCAGATTAGACCTTTACTATGATTATTCTGCGACCCATGTTGGACATTATGGAGATAATTCCTGCGTAATCGAAAGAATCATTCAGCCCTGGGATGAAAATTCAATTGATTGGTTTAACCAGCCAGAAGTTACAACTGTTTCATCAGTTATAACTAGTCCTACTTTATATGAAAATCAAAATCTTATAGGAATTAATGTAACTGATTTAATAGATGATATGTATGAGGATGCACAGAATAGTTACGGATTAAGACTTAGCCTTCTTGCTGAGAACTTATACAGGAGCCTGATTCTAGCTTCGGGTGATCATCCTGATGAAAATATAAGGCCATGCTTGGTTATTAGTTACGACACCTGTATAAAGCCGATCGACAGATTTCATTTTGAGGTAGAAGACCTTCATTGTAGTTTTCAATATAATGATCATTCGGTAAATTCCTGGAATTGGAATTTTGGTAACGGTTACGGATCATATTTGCAAAATCCTGAGTATACATTTGCTGATGAAGGGACATATTATGTCTGCCTCGAGGTAGCTAACAGTTGCGATACGGTATTAATTTGCGATTCAGTTATTGTGTGTCAGGCTATTCTACCTTCTTTTACTTATTTGGTGCAGGATAGTCTTCATGTTAAATTTTTCAATCAAAGCGTTGGTGTTGATGATTTTTATTGGGATTTTGGTAATGGATATTTTTCCTTTCTCGAAAACCCGGAATTTCTTTTTTCAGAGGGTGGTAAGCATATTGTATGTCTTTCTTTAATAAATGAATGCGGCTTGAGTTTAATTTGCGACACGATCAATTTGAGTCCTTCATTAGGCTTTGAGAATATTGAATTGAATACTGATATCCTGGTTTATCCAAACCCTGCTACAGATGTTATTTTTGTGCAATCTGGTTCAAGAAAAATTCATAGAGTTGAATTATACAATGACCTTGGTATACTAGAAGATGTATATTCCCTTTCAACTGTTGGCTTCAAATATACTTTACCTTTGCAGAACAGAACTTCTGGGCTATATATTTTAAGGTTAGTTACAGAAGATGGTTGTTTTACAAAGCGAGTTATTGTTCTTTAA
- a CDS encoding nucleotidyltransferase family protein, with amino-acid sequence MAYPDIVILAGGLGTRLNQAVPDTPKPMAPVNGKPFLQYLLNHINAAGFRRVILSTGYMSEKIESYFKNKYKDLELLYSVEDEPLGTGGAVQLAFQKVQTPHFMVINGDTFFRINLDLLFQKHIEQLADVTMALRWVEDASRYGSVEFDRNNRILKFTEKSEMPKPGYINGGIYVISSRFFKAQALPGKFSLERDLFESKLDSGNTYGHIFSDYFLDIGIPADYHRAQTEFHAFEN; translated from the coding sequence ATGGCATATCCCGATATCGTTATTCTTGCCGGCGGACTGGGTACCCGTCTGAATCAAGCGGTTCCTGATACCCCCAAACCCATGGCGCCCGTCAACGGGAAACCCTTTCTTCAATATCTGCTCAATCATATCAATGCAGCCGGCTTCAGGCGGGTAATTCTTTCAACCGGTTATATGAGTGAAAAGATTGAATCCTATTTTAAAAACAAGTATAAAGATCTGGAGTTGCTTTATTCGGTCGAAGATGAACCTTTGGGGACAGGAGGCGCTGTGCAGCTGGCATTTCAAAAGGTTCAGACACCTCATTTTATGGTTATAAACGGAGATACGTTTTTCCGGATTAACCTGGATTTGTTGTTTCAAAAGCATATTGAGCAACTGGCCGATGTCACCATGGCCCTCCGGTGGGTGGAAGATGCATCCCGATACGGCTCGGTTGAATTCGACCGGAATAACCGAATTCTGAAGTTTACCGAGAAATCGGAAATGCCAAAGCCAGGGTATATCAACGGAGGAATATATGTGATTTCTTCCCGTTTTTTCAAAGCGCAGGCTTTGCCCGGAAAATTCTCCCTGGAAAGGGATTTGTTTGAAAGCAAACTGGATTCAGGCAACACTTACGGCCATATTTTTAGTGATTATTTTCTGGATATCGGAATTCCGGCCGATTATCA